A window from Tenacibaculum singaporense encodes these proteins:
- a CDS encoding M20/M25/M40 family metallo-hydrolase, translating into MKSSRNYLAVLIIILTVYWSFNDIIPSVTSSKKEISATEFSIDNALYHLKNISQKPHHTGSEEHKKVQEYLVQELQKLNLEPEIQYQTAINKKWRAATTTENIIAKIKGTENGKALLLLTHYDSNPHSSLGASDAGSGVVTILEGIRAYLAANKTPKNDIIILFSDAEELGLLGAQAFVENHPWAKDVGLVLNFEARGSGGSSYMLMETNGKNKTLLTEFLNANPNYPAANSLMYGVYKKLPNDTDLTVFREKGNINGFNFAFIDDHFDYHTEQDSYERLNRETLLHQADYFTTSLNYFANADLTNLNSDVDYIYVNFPFTKLLTYPFSWVLPMLIIAFLLFIALVAVGIYKKKMTAIGVLKGFIPYILSLVLCIGISYGLWQLLLIIHPQYTDMLHGFTYNGYQYIIAFVLLNLWILFKVYNKLKEAKAIDLLIAPITFGLVINVIIYMNLPGAGFFIIPVFASLFILAILLFMNINKASRAALFAIISIPSIYMIAPMIQLFPVALGLKTLFISAILLVFLFGLMLPVFYQEKTKNGWQTLTGFLALLFFGYATFNSGFSIEKKKPNSLVFIQKSDSNASYWASHNKTLDGYTKQYFNDESKQGGADLMAGKSKYNTSFNYYQKAENKNIRISNIKIHQDTIVNNLRNVSLTITPTRNIDKYELYTNTQIELTNFTVNGTLYDKGEAFIADKGTLLIYQMANTDKDLTISFTIDKNTEPDIVINEISNDLLSHPKFTIRPRSEIMMPMPFVVNDAIICTRKLKL; encoded by the coding sequence ATGAAATCATCAAGAAATTACCTTGCAGTTCTCATCATTATTTTAACTGTTTACTGGAGCTTTAACGATATAATTCCAAGTGTAACCTCTTCAAAAAAAGAAATTAGTGCTACTGAATTTTCAATTGATAATGCACTGTATCATTTAAAAAACATCTCTCAAAAACCACATCATACTGGATCTGAAGAACATAAAAAAGTACAAGAGTATCTGGTTCAAGAGTTACAAAAACTGAATTTAGAACCTGAAATTCAATATCAAACTGCTATTAATAAAAAATGGAGGGCAGCAACTACTACAGAAAATATTATTGCTAAAATTAAAGGAACCGAAAACGGCAAAGCTTTATTGCTGTTAACCCACTACGATTCCAACCCTCACTCATCACTAGGAGCAAGTGACGCTGGCTCTGGCGTAGTAACTATTTTAGAAGGTATAAGAGCTTACCTAGCCGCAAATAAGACTCCTAAAAACGATATTATCATACTTTTTTCAGATGCTGAAGAATTAGGACTTTTGGGAGCACAAGCTTTTGTTGAAAATCATCCTTGGGCAAAAGATGTTGGCTTAGTACTGAACTTTGAAGCTCGCGGTAGTGGTGGTTCTAGTTATATGTTGATGGAGACTAACGGAAAAAACAAAACATTATTAACTGAGTTTTTAAATGCCAACCCAAATTATCCAGCTGCTAACTCTTTAATGTATGGTGTATATAAAAAGCTTCCTAACGATACGGATTTAACTGTTTTTAGGGAAAAAGGTAATATTAACGGATTTAATTTTGCCTTTATTGATGATCATTTTGACTATCACACCGAACAAGATTCCTACGAAAGGTTAAATAGAGAAACACTCTTACATCAAGCAGATTATTTTACCACTTCATTAAACTATTTTGCAAATGCTGATTTAACGAACTTAAACAGTGATGTTGATTACATTTATGTTAACTTTCCTTTTACTAAGTTGCTAACATACCCGTTTTCTTGGGTGCTACCAATGCTTATCATTGCCTTTTTATTGTTTATAGCACTGGTTGCAGTAGGTATATATAAGAAGAAGATGACAGCAATAGGTGTATTAAAAGGTTTTATTCCCTACATACTGTCTTTAGTATTATGTATAGGTATTTCATACGGACTGTGGCAATTGTTGTTAATCATCCATCCACAATATACCGATATGTTGCATGGTTTTACCTATAACGGATATCAATATATTATTGCTTTTGTTCTTTTAAATCTTTGGATTCTTTTTAAAGTATATAATAAGCTAAAAGAAGCCAAAGCCATCGATTTACTAATCGCTCCCATAACTTTTGGATTGGTTATAAATGTTATAATTTACATGAATTTACCAGGAGCTGGTTTCTTTATTATTCCTGTTTTTGCTTCTTTATTCATTTTAGCAATCTTACTTTTCATGAATATTAACAAAGCATCTAGAGCTGCATTATTTGCAATTATATCTATTCCTAGTATATATATGATTGCTCCTATGATTCAGTTATTTCCTGTAGCGTTAGGTTTAAAAACATTATTTATTTCTGCCATACTTTTAGTGTTTCTTTTCGGATTGATGCTTCCTGTTTTTTATCAGGAAAAAACTAAAAACGGATGGCAAACATTAACTGGTTTTCTTGCGTTATTATTCTTTGGTTATGCAACATTTAATAGCGGTTTTTCAATAGAAAAGAAAAAGCCTAATAGCTTAGTTTTTATTCAAAAATCTGACTCTAACGCCTCGTATTGGGCAAGTCATAATAAAACATTAGATGGGTATACGAAACAATATTTTAACGATGAATCTAAACAAGGTGGTGCCGATTTAATGGCTGGAAAAAGTAAATACAACACTTCTTTTAATTATTATCAAAAAGCAGAAAATAAAAACATTCGTATTTCTAACATCAAGATTCATCAAGATACCATTGTTAATAACCTACGAAATGTTTCATTAACAATTACACCTACTCGTAATATTGATAAATATGAGTTGTACACAAATACTCAAATAGAGTTAACTAATTTTACTGTTAACGGAACTTTGTATGATAAAGGAGAGGCTTTTATTGCTGATAAAGGAACGCTATTAATTTATCAAATGGCAAATACTGATAAAGATTTGACTATTTCTTTTACAATTGATAAAAACACCGAGCCTGATATTGTAATTAATGAAATATCTAATGATTTATTATCGCATCCTAAGTTTACCATACGACCTAGAAGTGAAATAATGATGCCAATGCCTTTTGTGGTTAACGATGCGATTATTTGTACTCGAAAGCTTAAACTATAA
- a CDS encoding CBS domain-containing protein: protein MAIKSFQGRRTDTPQEENVPMLVSDYMTKKLITFREEQPIEDAIDILIKHKISGGPVVNEKNELVGIISEGDCIKQISESRYYNSPIGKNNTVGKAMVKEVETIDGNMNILDAANKFLKSRRRRFPIVQNGKLAGQISQKDVLIAAMKLKGNTWK from the coding sequence ATGGCAATTAAAAGTTTTCAAGGAAGGAGGACGGATACACCTCAAGAAGAAAATGTACCAATGTTGGTATCTGATTATATGACTAAAAAATTAATTACATTTAGAGAAGAACAACCTATTGAAGATGCGATAGATATACTTATTAAGCATAAAATATCAGGAGGACCTGTTGTTAATGAAAAAAATGAATTGGTAGGAATTATTTCAGAAGGTGATTGTATAAAACAAATATCAGAGAGCAGATATTACAACTCGCCAATTGGTAAGAATAACACGGTTGGAAAAGCCATGGTGAAAGAAGTTGAAACAATTGATGGTAACATGAATATTTTAGATGCAGCTAATAAATTTTTAAAATCACGTAGAAGACGTTTTCCTATAGTTCAAAATGGTAAGTTAGCAGGACAAATCAGTCAAAAAGATGTGCTTATTGCAGCTATGAAATTAAAAGGGAATACGTGGAAGTAA
- a CDS encoding GNAT family N-acetyltransferase produces the protein MEFYLETERLILREFRESETEGIFELDSNPEVHKYLGKNPITTYKQAEDIITFFEEQYKERGIGRFAAFEKASGEFIGWSGLKLNTGEKEALNGFTNFIDVGYRLIPKFWGKGYASESAFACLDFGFKEMNYDIIYGAADVENIGSNKILQKIGLQFVNEFGYKGVDVNWYELKKSDYGK, from the coding sequence ATGGAATTTTATTTAGAAACTGAACGCTTAATTTTAAGAGAATTTAGAGAAAGTGAAACAGAGGGGATTTTTGAGTTAGATTCTAATCCTGAAGTACATAAATATTTAGGAAAGAACCCTATTACAACCTACAAGCAAGCTGAGGATATCATAACATTTTTTGAAGAACAGTATAAAGAAAGAGGTATTGGTAGGTTTGCCGCTTTTGAAAAAGCATCGGGAGAATTCATAGGATGGTCTGGATTAAAACTCAACACGGGAGAAAAAGAAGCATTAAATGGTTTTACTAATTTTATTGATGTTGGTTACCGATTAATTCCAAAGTTTTGGGGTAAAGGTTATGCTTCAGAATCTGCTTTTGCTTGTTTAGACTTCGGCTTTAAAGAAATGAATTATGATATTATTTATGGTGCAGCTGATGTAGAAAATATTGGTTCTAACAAAATTCTACAAAAAATAGGGCTACAATTTGTAAATGAATTTGGTTATAAGGGTGTAGATGTTAACTGGTACGAACTTAAAAAATCTGATTATGGAAAATAA
- a CDS encoding single-stranded DNA-binding protein, which produces MNALKNRVQLIGNLGNTPEIITLESGKKLAKFAIATNETYKNSQGEKITDTQWHNVVAWNKTAEIIEKYLEKGKEVMIEGKLTSRSFEDKEGNKRYITEVICNELLMLGNK; this is translated from the coding sequence ATGAACGCACTAAAAAACAGAGTACAGTTAATTGGAAATTTAGGAAACACTCCAGAAATCATTACCCTAGAAAGTGGTAAAAAACTAGCAAAGTTTGCGATAGCAACTAATGAAACGTATAAAAATTCTCAAGGTGAAAAGATTACTGATACGCAATGGCACAATGTGGTTGCTTGGAATAAAACAGCTGAAATTATTGAGAAATATTTAGAAAAAGGTAAAGAAGTAATGATTGAAGGTAAGTTGACTTCTCGCTCTTTTGAGGATAAGGAAGGGAACAAACGTTATATAACGGAGGTAATTTGTAACGAATTATTAATGTTAGGAAACAAATAA
- a CDS encoding TonB-dependent receptor — protein MNNNKPYFFLILIWSFCFDIQAQTDPKKVPLKTVLEQIANSYSIQFNYNSSLIKNVYISSPIPNKLSLDNKLKKLEAQTGFIFTRLDPQIVGISSPVIICGYLKDSTTKAPLVGATIKTNNNYTVTDNHGFFELKTRSSSEKVNIRFIGYQTIDKLASELSSKNCETIYLNEHQELISNITINGYLVKGIDKTIDGNTVIDFSKFTLLPGLIESDVLQTVQALPGIQSVDETVSNITIRGGSHDQNLILWDGIKMYQTGHFFGLISSFNPKITQTTHVINNGSDASYSNGVSGTIHMKTNTALQTDFTGSFSLNFINANIFADIPLGKKSSLQVAARRSIDDWIKTPTYHNYFKRVTQSTEIENNDKNVTNSNQEFNFYDTSLRWLYTPTNKDIIRVNFILIDNYLTFDETAVVNSSTETKQSSLSQQSIAGGIHYHRKWNPKFSTTLQIYETDYNLQAINANILDNQRFLQENIVSETGVKLEGSYIKNSWKYNGGYDFVETQITNRNDVDNPRFIRLYSNVIREHAVFGQTQYQNSNSKITIKPGLRVNYIEKFNQVLIEPRLSIHKKISNALSIEVLGEFKHQNVSQVINFQNDFLGIEKRRWQLSDNDSIPVLKSKQASVGFTYKKKQWLIDATGYYKNVDGITTQSQSFTTKYEFHKNKGSYDAFGIDFLLRKNFKNLNTWLSYSFIQNTYSFDDLIEHQFPSNFDITHAITMGSTYSNKLFNISLGLNYTSGKPTSQPVSGNEIVDNKINYGIANNSRLDNYLRADASALYKKQLTDDMSVNIGVSVWNLFNTKNTINNYYRVENNNANKYSRYSLGSTPNFLLKLNF, from the coding sequence ATGAACAACAATAAGCCCTACTTTTTTTTAATACTCATCTGGTCTTTTTGTTTTGACATACAAGCGCAAACAGACCCCAAAAAAGTACCTCTTAAAACGGTATTGGAGCAAATTGCTAATTCGTACAGCATTCAATTTAACTACAATAGCAGTTTAATTAAGAATGTCTATATATCTTCTCCTATTCCTAATAAACTTAGCTTAGATAATAAACTTAAAAAACTTGAAGCGCAAACAGGCTTTATATTTACTCGTTTAGATCCACAAATAGTTGGAATTTCATCTCCTGTAATAATTTGTGGATATTTAAAAGATTCTACAACAAAAGCTCCTTTAGTTGGGGCAACTATTAAGACAAATAATAACTATACCGTTACTGACAACCATGGCTTTTTCGAACTTAAAACTAGAAGTAGTTCTGAAAAAGTAAACATTCGGTTTATTGGCTACCAAACAATTGATAAGTTAGCAAGTGAGTTATCTTCCAAGAACTGCGAAACCATTTATTTAAACGAACATCAAGAGTTAATTTCTAACATTACTATCAATGGGTATTTGGTAAAAGGTATTGATAAAACTATTGATGGTAATACTGTTATCGATTTTTCAAAATTCACCCTACTCCCAGGGTTAATTGAATCTGATGTATTGCAAACGGTACAAGCTTTACCAGGTATTCAAAGTGTAGATGAAACGGTTTCAAACATTACAATTAGGGGTGGTTCGCACGATCAAAACCTTATTTTATGGGACGGTATAAAAATGTATCAAACTGGACACTTTTTTGGGTTAATTTCTAGCTTTAATCCCAAAATTACACAAACTACACATGTAATTAATAACGGTTCTGATGCTTCCTACTCAAATGGAGTTTCGGGTACTATTCACATGAAAACCAATACTGCTTTACAAACAGATTTTACAGGAAGTTTCAGTCTGAACTTCATTAATGCTAATATTTTTGCTGATATTCCTTTAGGAAAAAAGTCTTCACTTCAAGTAGCTGCTCGTAGATCTATTGACGATTGGATTAAAACTCCTACTTATCACAATTACTTTAAGCGTGTTACTCAAAGTACTGAAATAGAAAACAACGACAAAAACGTTACGAATTCCAATCAAGAGTTTAATTTTTACGACACTTCGTTACGATGGTTATACACTCCTACTAACAAAGATATTATTAGAGTAAACTTCATTTTAATTGATAACTATTTGACTTTTGATGAAACTGCTGTTGTAAATAGCTCGACAGAAACGAAACAAAGTAGTTTATCGCAACAAAGCATTGCTGGAGGTATTCATTACCATCGAAAATGGAACCCCAAGTTTAGCACCACCTTACAGATTTACGAAACAGATTATAATTTACAAGCTATTAACGCAAACATTCTAGATAATCAACGCTTTTTACAAGAGAATATCGTTTCTGAAACTGGTGTAAAACTGGAAGGTAGCTACATTAAAAATAGTTGGAAGTATAATGGTGGTTATGATTTTGTTGAAACACAAATAACCAATCGAAACGATGTTGATAATCCTAGGTTTATAAGATTGTATTCTAATGTTATTAGAGAGCATGCCGTTTTTGGACAAACTCAATATCAAAATTCTAACAGTAAGATTACTATAAAACCAGGGTTACGTGTAAATTATATTGAAAAATTTAATCAAGTACTTATTGAACCTCGATTAAGTATTCATAAAAAAATAAGTAATGCTCTTTCTATAGAAGTTTTAGGAGAATTTAAACATCAAAACGTCTCACAAGTTATCAATTTCCAAAATGATTTTTTAGGAATTGAAAAACGTAGATGGCAGTTGTCTGACAACGATAGCATTCCTGTATTAAAAAGCAAACAAGCCTCTGTAGGATTCACTTATAAAAAGAAACAATGGCTTATAGATGCTACAGGATACTACAAAAATGTTGATGGTATTACCACACAAAGCCAAAGTTTTACCACCAAATATGAATTTCATAAAAACAAAGGAAGTTACGATGCTTTTGGTATTGATTTTTTATTGAGAAAGAACTTCAAAAACTTAAATACTTGGTTAAGTTATTCATTTATTCAAAACACATATTCCTTTGATGATTTAATAGAACATCAATTTCCAAGTAATTTTGATATTACACATGCTATTACGATGGGTAGCACCTATTCGAATAAATTATTCAATATTTCACTTGGACTAAATTATACTTCTGGCAAGCCAACTTCTCAGCCTGTTTCTGGTAATGAAATTGTCGATAATAAAATTAATTATGGAATTGCTAACAATAGTAGACTTGATAATTATTTAAGAGCTGATGCTTCCGCCCTGTACAAAAAACAACTAACAGATGATATGAGTGTAAATATTGGTGTTTCAGTATGGAATTTATTCAATACTAAAAACACTATTAATAATTATTATAGGGTAGAAAACAATAATGCCAATAAGTATTCTCGCTATTCGTTGGGTTCAACCCCTAATTTCTTGTTAAAATTAAATTTTTAA
- a CDS encoding FecR family protein: protein MKKDDLIQKWLRNELTNEEQAAFNTLDDANFLEEIIQEGQRFKADKHISTPSFESLNNRLSSKKTTSTNWLLVVSKIAAVFIIGLGIFYFFNNGQATVFNTQYAESKTIILPDNSIVELNEFSHLEYNSSTWKKHRSLQLQGEAFFDVEKGMRFDVKTKNGIVSVLGTEFNVLDRDSIFKVSCYEGLVQVSYKNKITKLPVGKELSIIKGVEQNTSTILSQPKWLKNMSTFENVLLSDVVAELEQQYNIKVQLNIQNNDLKFTGAFTNNNLERALKSITLPFNLSYEINNKQRVIIWDEQQ, encoded by the coding sequence ATGAAGAAGGATGATTTAATACAAAAATGGTTACGCAACGAATTAACCAACGAAGAACAAGCGGCTTTTAATACTTTAGATGATGCTAATTTTCTTGAAGAGATTATTCAAGAAGGTCAGCGATTTAAAGCTGACAAGCATATTTCTACGCCTTCTTTTGAAAGCTTAAACAATCGTTTATCCTCTAAAAAAACGACCTCAACAAATTGGTTATTGGTCGTTTCTAAAATCGCAGCAGTATTTATTATAGGTTTAGGTATATTTTATTTTTTTAATAATGGTCAAGCAACCGTTTTTAATACACAATATGCAGAAAGTAAAACTATTATACTTCCTGATAATTCTATCGTAGAACTAAATGAATTTTCGCATCTTGAATACAATAGTAGTACCTGGAAAAAGCATCGAAGTTTGCAACTACAAGGTGAAGCTTTTTTTGATGTTGAAAAAGGAATGCGTTTCGATGTAAAAACTAAAAACGGAATTGTAAGCGTTTTAGGTACTGAGTTTAACGTACTAGACAGGGACAGTATTTTCAAAGTTTCATGCTATGAAGGATTGGTACAAGTAAGCTATAAAAATAAAATTACAAAACTACCTGTAGGAAAAGAGTTGAGCATTATTAAAGGAGTCGAGCAAAACACTAGTACAATTTTATCACAACCAAAGTGGTTGAAAAACATGAGTACTTTTGAGAATGTATTGCTTTCTGATGTTGTTGCTGAACTTGAGCAGCAATACAACATTAAGGTACAACTTAATATACAAAATAATGATCTAAAATTTACAGGTGCTTTTACAAATAATAATCTTGAAAGAGCCTTAAAATCTATCACTCTTCCATTTAATTTATCGTATGAAATTAATAATAAGCAACGTGTAATTATTTGGGATGAACAACAATAA
- a CDS encoding RNA polymerase sigma factor — MSKPLHNNVCNEKNFSLLYEKYAQELGNFLYYKYGNTLNPTDKVQDAFIKLWENCAKVVPEKVKSFLYTVANNLMLNAVKHQKIVFKYQEVKPKDYTNESPEFVLRKKEFLKRYEKALSNLKEEERVAFMLSKIEGKTHKEVGEILGITKKVAEHRIYSAFKKLKEQLDDFR, encoded by the coding sequence TTGTCAAAACCCCTACATAATAATGTTTGTAATGAGAAGAATTTTTCATTGTTGTATGAAAAATACGCTCAAGAGTTAGGTAATTTTTTATACTATAAGTATGGAAATACTTTAAATCCTACTGATAAGGTTCAGGATGCTTTTATCAAATTATGGGAAAATTGTGCAAAAGTAGTACCTGAAAAAGTTAAATCTTTTCTTTATACCGTTGCTAACAATTTAATGTTAAATGCAGTAAAACATCAAAAGATAGTTTTTAAATATCAAGAGGTAAAGCCTAAAGACTATACTAATGAATCTCCTGAATTTGTACTTCGTAAAAAAGAGTTTTTAAAACGGTACGAAAAAGCTTTATCAAATTTAAAAGAAGAAGAACGTGTTGCTTTTATGTTGAGTAAAATAGAGGGTAAAACTCACAAAGAAGTTGGAGAAATATTAGGAATTACAAAAAAGGTTGCTGAACACAGAATTTATTCGGCATTTAAAAAATTAAAAGAGCAACTAGACGATTTTAGATAA
- a CDS encoding Tex family protein produces MLLIPYITSRTQISQKSIQNTIELLNEDCTIPFIARYRKEKTGNLDEVEIGQIVQFKEQFEALEKRKAAILKALEEQEVLTDELKSKVEKAEDLTTLEDLYLPYKKKRKTKAETARKNGLEPLAKMIMSQRVNDLEFTASKYLSNEIEQIDNALEGARHIIAEWISERTDIRNNIRYQLERFATIVTKVVKTKKEDEAAQKFKDYFDWEENLSRIPSHRLLAILRAEKEGFIRVKISIDDERALQKMEDRIIRSHNECAEQIELAIADAYKRLLFPALLNEALTIAKEKADESAIKVFAKNLQQLLLGSPLGEKRILAIDPGFRTGCKVVCLSAQGDLLHNETIFPHAPQHQSKEAMNKLSSLADAYKIEAIAIGNGTASRETEQLVKRVYFKNPVEIFVVSEAGASIYSASKIARDEFPNYDVTVRGAVSIGRRLADPLAELVKIEAKSIGVGQYQHDVDQTQLKKSLDTVVEHCVNKVGVNINTASASLLSYVSGIGPKLAENIVNYRNENGAFASRTAIKKVPRLGGKAFEQSAGFLRIKNGDNPLDDSAVHPERYTLVKQIAKDAGKKVDDLIGNSSILKQIKLQQYVTDSYGLPTLQDIIKELEKPGLDPREKAKAFSFNEHIKTIDDVQIGMVLPGIVNNITNFGCFVDIGIKESGLVHVSNLSDTFVKDVNEHVSLHQHVQVKVLEVDIARKRIQLSMNF; encoded by the coding sequence ATGCTACTTATCCCCTATATAACCTCTCGTACACAAATCTCACAAAAATCAATTCAAAATACTATTGAGTTATTAAATGAAGATTGTACCATTCCCTTTATTGCTCGCTACCGAAAAGAAAAAACAGGAAATTTAGATGAAGTTGAAATTGGTCAAATTGTTCAATTCAAAGAACAATTTGAAGCCTTAGAAAAACGAAAAGCAGCAATTTTAAAAGCTCTGGAAGAGCAAGAAGTTTTAACCGATGAGTTAAAAAGCAAGGTTGAAAAAGCAGAAGATTTAACTACACTAGAAGATTTATATCTTCCTTATAAAAAGAAACGTAAAACCAAGGCTGAAACGGCTCGTAAAAACGGATTAGAACCGTTAGCGAAGATGATTATGAGTCAGCGAGTAAACGATTTGGAATTTACTGCTTCAAAATATCTTTCGAACGAAATAGAACAAATAGACAATGCTTTAGAAGGTGCCCGTCATATTATTGCGGAATGGATTAGCGAACGAACGGATATTCGAAATAACATTCGTTATCAATTAGAACGTTTTGCAACTATTGTAACTAAAGTTGTCAAAACTAAAAAAGAAGACGAAGCTGCTCAAAAATTTAAAGATTATTTTGATTGGGAAGAAAATCTAAGCCGAATTCCTTCACATAGATTGTTAGCTATTTTGCGCGCCGAAAAAGAAGGTTTTATTCGTGTAAAAATTAGTATTGATGATGAACGAGCGCTTCAAAAAATGGAAGACAGAATTATTCGTTCTCATAACGAATGTGCTGAACAAATTGAGTTAGCTATTGCCGATGCATACAAGCGTTTACTATTCCCTGCCCTGTTAAACGAAGCTTTAACAATTGCTAAAGAAAAAGCAGACGAAAGTGCCATTAAAGTATTTGCTAAAAATTTACAACAATTACTATTAGGTTCTCCTTTGGGTGAAAAACGCATACTAGCTATCGACCCAGGATTTAGAACAGGTTGTAAAGTAGTTTGTTTAAGTGCTCAAGGAGACTTACTACATAACGAAACTATTTTCCCACATGCACCTCAACATCAGTCCAAAGAAGCAATGAACAAACTTAGCTCATTGGCTGATGCCTATAAAATTGAAGCTATCGCTATTGGTAACGGAACTGCTTCTAGAGAAACAGAGCAATTAGTAAAACGTGTATATTTTAAAAATCCTGTTGAAATATTTGTCGTGAGTGAAGCAGGTGCTTCAATTTATTCTGCTTCCAAAATTGCACGTGATGAATTCCCAAATTATGATGTAACCGTTCGTGGTGCTGTTTCTATTGGTCGTCGATTAGCTGATCCTTTAGCTGAATTGGTAAAGATTGAAGCCAAATCAATTGGAGTTGGACAATATCAACACGATGTAGATCAAACACAGTTAAAAAAGTCGCTAGATACTGTAGTAGAACACTGTGTAAACAAAGTAGGCGTTAATATTAACACTGCTAGTGCTTCCTTGTTGAGTTATGTTTCTGGTATTGGACCTAAATTGGCTGAAAATATTGTGAATTACAGAAACGAAAACGGAGCTTTTGCCAGTAGAACAGCGATAAAGAAAGTCCCTCGTTTAGGAGGAAAAGCCTTTGAACAATCTGCAGGATTTTTACGAATTAAAAACGGTGACAACCCGTTAGATGATTCTGCTGTACATCCAGAGCGTTATACTTTAGTAAAACAAATCGCCAAAGATGCTGGTAAAAAGGTAGATGACTTGATTGGTAATTCTTCTATTTTAAAACAAATTAAGCTCCAACAATATGTAACCGATTCATACGGATTACCAACATTACAAGATATTATAAAAGAATTGGAAAAACCAGGGTTAGATCCTCGTGAAAAAGCCAAAGCTTTTAGTTTTAACGAGCATATTAAAACAATAGATGATGTACAAATAGGTATGGTATTACCTGGAATTGTAAATAACATTACCAATTTTGGTTGTTTTGTAGATATTGGAATTAAAGAAAGTGGTTTAGTTCATGTATCCAATCTATCTGATACGTTTGTTAAAGATGTGAATGAGCATGTAAGCTTGCATCAACACGTTCAGGTAAAAGTATTAGAAGTAGACATTGCAAGAAAACGTATTCAACTAAGTATGAATTTTTAA